The Gouania willdenowi chromosome 3, fGouWil2.1, whole genome shotgun sequence genome includes a region encoding these proteins:
- the LOC114454426 gene encoding bromodomain adjacent to zinc finger domain protein 2B-like isoform X3, whose translation MFSDKQEIAQQAAQMKIMRKLEKQALACAAKEARKEARKQQAIMAAEERRKQKEQVKILKQQQIRLEKELRAQQILEAKRRKKEEAVNAKILETEKRIKEKKLRRQQAEILKHQERERRRELVMLMKAVEARKKAEERDRLRQEKRDEKRLNKKRKLEQRRLELEIARELKKPIEDMCLSDHKALPEFSRMSGLILPGQAVSDCLMLMKFLRGFGKVLGLDLNADVPTLGMLQEGLLNVGDSMGQVQDLLVKMLSLAVCDPGLPPGQKTKTMLGDHLTNVGINRDNVSEVLQMYMGAHCANTELAPLALSLKTKAFQAHTPTQKTSILGFLANELARSRAVISEIDKSLDQMANMRKDEIIMEGKLKKLRAIHAKRSGKREANVFVEENQSVGTLSSSAKRKRKMNDSEEDDVNEDKTDDQVEEEEDEEEEEIKKVKKIETCDEDEVEQATSLEELEKQIEKLSKQHHQTRWKLFEISHSLLSMMYGQDRYRRRYWVLPHCGGVFIEAMESGEAPEELEEERQRKRRKMEEVIVKEEPQEMDLQKEKPTSMDNDNTDNGKEKSRGMGSPHVRQNGSPGGTPIAPTTVAFSSPTRNTNNQLLRDLTERSGHWFSLLPRSPCDISSLTTTPPGASRVSPQASSTPGRPRSPPPSPALPLTPSAASASASPLHPAGLLNYPLSALQGKSGGSLLGVPLGSWHSGVISPNLPLCSSPSPIQGHSLEANTAASVSSKSESPLPRIEKSSAMPSPAFEMPKCLDHLSPQPIPEEMLTGWWRVSDIEQLRALVNTLHSRGIREKVLHKQMQEDIEIIHQACTEHRDVAMIERRELEESQVSVESVRGWCVEEQAMEMDIAVLQQVEELERKVTAASLQVKGWTYPDPQSEREDLVYYEHKPLTKTTPASDKDSKDSREHPEERGEKGGVIRHLDNQLDIAVTRLADLERNIERRGEEEVTRGMKVWRKALGEVRSAAQLAMCIQQLQKSIAWERSIMKVYCQICKKGGNDDLLLLCDGCDKGCHTYCHKPKITSIPEGDWYCPACISKASGSTPASASSPPKKVAKDTSKKRKAEESSPGANQEGPTSVKRAKTARDNNRDLGLCRVLLAELERHQDAWPFLTPVNLKSVPGYKKVIKKPMDFSTIREKLVSSQYQNLETFIIDVNLVFDNCEKFNEDNSDIGRAGHNMRKFFEKRWTELLKQTN comes from the exons ATGTTTTCAGACAAACAAG AAATTGCCCAACAGGCTGCCCAGATGAAAATTATGAGAAAACTGGAAAAGCAAGCGCTCGCATGCGCAGCCAAAGAAGCTCGAAAAGAAGCTCGAAAACAACAAG ctATCATGGCAGCGGAGGAGCGAAGAAAGCAGAAGGAGCAGGTCAAGATTCTCAAGCAGCAG CAAATTCGGCTGGAGAAGGAACTGAGAGCGCAGCAAATTTTGGAG GCCAAACggagaaaaaaggaagaagctGTCAATGCCAAAATATTGGAGACTGAAAAACGGATAAAG GAAAAAAAGTTAAGAAGGCAGCAGGCGGAGATTCTCAAACACCAG GAGAGGGAGAGGAGGCGGGAACTCGTAATGCTGATGAAGGCCGTCGAGGCCCGCAAGAAGGCCGAG GAGCGCGACCGCTTGCGGCAGGAGAAAAGGGATGAGAAGCGCCTGAACAAAAAGCGCAAACTGGAGCAGCGGAGGCTGGAGCTGGAGATAGCGAGAGAACTGAAGAAACCAATCGAAGATATGTGTCTCTCTGACCACaag GCTCTCCCAGAGTTTTCCCGCATGTCTGGACTCATCCTCCCAGGACAAGCCGTGTCCGACTGCCTCATGCTGATGAAATTCTTGCGAGGCTTTGGAAAGGTGTTGGGTCTAGACCTGAACGCAGACGTGCCCACGTTAGGGATGCTGCAGGAAGGTCTGCTCAATGTAGGGGACAGCATGGGTCAGGTCCAGGACCTTCTGGTCAAAATGCTCTCCCTGGCAGTCTGTGATCCTGGTTTGCCCCCTGGACAAAAG ACAAAAACCATGCTGGGTGACCACCTGACTAATGTTGGCATCAACAGGGATAATGTCTCTGAGGTGTTACAGATGTACATGGGCGCGCACTGTGCCAACACAGAACTGGCTCCTCTGGCTCTTAGCTTGAAGACCAAGGCCTTCCAGGCTCACACACCAACCCAAAAAACCTCGATTCTTGGCTTCCTGGCCAACGAGCTGGCCCGCAGCAGAGCTGTCATCAG TGAGATTGACAAGAGCCTGGATCAGATGGCAAACATGAGGAAGGACGAGATCATCATGGAGGGGAAACTAAAAAA aTTGAGGGCCATCCACGCCAAACGCTCTGGCAAGAGGGAGGCCAACGTGTTTGTGGAGGAGAACCAGTCTGTCGGCACTCTTTCCTCCTCAGCCAAACGCAAGAGAAAGATGAACGACAGCGAAGAAGACGACGTCAATGAAGACAAAACCGATGACCAggtagaggaagaggaggatgaggaagaggaagaaattAAAAAGGTTAAGAAAATAGAGACTTGTGACGAG GACGAAGTCGAACAAGCCACCAGTCTGGAAGAGCTGGAGAAGCAAATTGAGAAATTATCCAAG CAACATCATCAGACCAGATGGAAGCTGTTTGAAATATCTCACTCCCTGCTCTCCATGATGTATGGCCAGGACCGATACCGCCGCCGGTACTGGGTGCTTCCACACTGTGGCGGGGTTTTCATTGAGGCCATGGAAAGTGGAGAAG CCCCagaggagctggaggaggagcgacagagaaagaggagaaaaatgGAGGAGGTGATAGTCAAAGAAGAACCTCAGGAAATGGACCTGCAGAAGGAGAAACCCACTAGCATGGACAATGACAACACGGACAATGGCAAAGAAAAGTCCAGGGGAATGGGAAGTCCCCACGTGAGACAAAACGGGAGTCCTGGAGGAACTCCTATCGCTCCAACCACTGTAGCATTTTCCTCCCCCACTCGTAATACCAACAACCAGCTGCTCCGAGACCTGACGGAGAGAAGTGGACACTGGTTTAGTTTACTCCCTCGGAGCCCCTGCGACATCTCCTCCCTCACCACAACACCTCCAGGAGCTTCACGTGTGTCTCCTCAGGCCTCCTCCACCCCTGGCAGACCCAGATCCCCTCCTCCGTCCCCTGCACTTCCTCTAACGCCTTCTGCTGCCTCAGCCTCAGCGAGTCCACTCCACCCAGCTGGTCTTCTCAACTACCCACTGTCTGCTCTACAG GGGAAGTCGGGCGGATCATTGCTCGGGGTTCCTTTAGGAAGCTGGCACAGTGGTGTAATCAGTCCCAACCTGCCGCTGTGCAGCAGTCCCAGCCCAATCCAGGGTCACTCTCTAGAGGCCAACACGGCAGCGAGCGTTTCCAGTAAGAGTGAATCACCTTTACCTCGCATTGAGAAAAGCTCCGCCATGCCCTCACCTGCGTTCGAGATGCCCAAATGCCTCGACCACCTCAGCCCTCAGCCAATTCCTGAAG AGATGCTGACAGGCTGGTGGCGAGTGTCTGACATTGAACAGTTAAGGGCCCTTGTCAACACCCTCCACAGTCGGGGAATCAGAGAGAAGGTCCTGCACAAGCAGATGCAGGAAGATATAGAAATCATCCACCAAGCGTGCACCGAACACAGGGACG TGGCTATGATTGAGCGGCGTGAGCTCGAGGAGAGCCAGGTGAGCGTGGAGTCAGTGCGAGGCTGGTGTGTGGAGGAGCAGGCGATGGAAATGGACATAGCCGTGCTGCAGCAGGTTGAGGAGCTGGAGAGGAAGGTTACAGCCGCCAGCTTGCAAGTCAAG GGATGGACGTATCCCGACCCCCAGTCGGAGCGGGAGGACCTGGTGTATTACGAGCACAAGCCTCTCACCAAAACGACTCCAGCTTCAGACAAGGACTCTAAAGACTCCAGAGAACATCCCGAGGAGCGGGGGGAGAAGGGCGGGGTGATACGTCACCTGGACAACCAGCTGGACATAGCAGTGACCCGTCTGGCCGATCTGGAGCGCAACATCGAGAGAAG GGGTGAAGAAGAGGTCACACGCGGAATGAAGGTTTGGAGAAAGGCTCTCGGTGAGGTACGCAGTGCGGCTCAGTTGGCCATGTGCATCCAGCAGCTTCAGAAGTCCATCGCCTGGGAGAGGTCCATCATGAAAGTG tACTGTCAGATTTGCAAGAAAGGGGGCAACGATGATCTCCTCCTGCTGTGTGACGGCTGTGACAAAGGCTGTCACACTTACTGTCACAAACCCAAGATCACCAGCATCCCGGAAGGTGACTGGTACTGCCCAGCCTGCATCTCTAAG GCAAGCGGCTCAACCCCAGCCAGTGCCAGCAGCCCCCCGAAAAAAGTAGCAAAAGACACCAGCAAGAAGAGGAAAGCCGAAGAGAGCTCACCTGGAGCCAATCAGGAGGGCCCCACGAGTGTGAAGAGAGCCAAGACGGCTCGAGATAACAACAGGGATTTGGGATTGTGCAG GGTGCTTCTTGCAGAGTTGGAGAGGCATCAGGATGCATGGCCTTTTCTTACACCTGTCAACCTGAAATCAGTCCCAGGATACAAGAAGGTCATAAAGAAACCCATGGACTTCTCCACAATACGTGAGAAGCTTGTGAGCAGCCA GTATCAAAACCTGGAGACTTTCATCATCGACGTCAACTTGGTGTTTGATAACTGTGAAAAATTCAATGAAGACAATTCGGACATTGGCCGAGCGGGCCATAACATGAGGAAGTTCTTCGAGAAGCGCTGGACTGAGCttctgaaacaaacaaactga
- the LOC114454426 gene encoding bromodomain adjacent to zinc finger domain protein 2B-like isoform X2 — protein MFSDKQEIAQQAAQMKIMRKLEKQALACAAKEARKEARKQQAIMAAEERRKQKEQVKILKQQQIRLEKELRAQQILEAKRRKKEEAVNAKILETEKRIKEKKLRRQQAEILKHQERERRRELVMLMKAVEARKKAEERDRLRQEKRDEKRLNKKRKLEQRRLELEIARELKKPIEDMCLSDHKALPEFSRMSGLILPGQAVSDCLMLMKFLRGFGKVLGLDLNADVPTLGMLQEGLLNVGDSMGQVQDLLVKMLSLAVCDPGLPPGQKTKTMLGDHLTNVGINRDNVSEVLQMYMGAHCANTELAPLALSLKTKAFQAHTPTQKTSILGFLANELARSRAVISEIDKSLDQMANMRKDEIIMEGKLKKLRAIHAKRSGKREANVFVEENQSVGTLSSSAKRKRKMNDSEEDDVNEDKTDDQVEEEEDEEEEEIKKVKKIETCDEDEVEQATSLEELEKQIEKLSKQHHQTRWKLFEISHSLLSMMYGQDRYRRRYWVLPHCGGVFIEAMESGEAPEELEEERQRKRRKMEEVIVKEEPQEMDLQKEKPTSMDNDNTDNGKEKSRGMGSPHVRQNGSPGGTPIAPTTVAFSSPTRNTNNQLLRDLTERSGHWFSLLPRSPCDISSLTTTPPGASRVSPQASSTPGRPRSPPPSPALPLTPSAASASASPLHPAGLLNYPLSALQGKSGGSLLGVPLGSWHSGVISPNLPLCSSPSPIQGHSLEANTAASVSSKSESPLPRIEKSSAMPSPAFEMPKCLDHLSPQPIPEEMLTGWWRVSDIEQLRALVNTLHSRGIREKVLHKQMQEDIEIIHQACTEHRDVAMIERRELEESQVSVESVRGWCVEEQAMEMDIAVLQQVEELERKVTAASLQVKGWTYPDPQSEREDLVYYEHKPLTKTTPASDKDSKDSREHPEERGEKGGVIRHLDNQLDIAVTRLADLERNIERRYLRSPLGTTIQIRLDNVGTVTVPAPAPSSGADREGGEEEVTRGMKVWRKALGEVRSAAQLAMCIQQLQKSIAWERSIMKVYCQICKKGGNDDLLLLCDGCDKGCHTYCHKPKITSIPEGDWYCPACISKASGSTPASASSPPKKVAKDTSKKRKAEESSPGANQEGPTSVKRAKTARDNNRDLGLCRVLLAELERHQDAWPFLTPVNLKSVPGYKKVIKKPMDFSTIREKLVSSQYQNLETFIIDVNLVFDNCEKFNEDNSDIGRAGHNMRKFFEKRWTELLKQTN, from the exons ATGTTTTCAGACAAACAAG AAATTGCCCAACAGGCTGCCCAGATGAAAATTATGAGAAAACTGGAAAAGCAAGCGCTCGCATGCGCAGCCAAAGAAGCTCGAAAAGAAGCTCGAAAACAACAAG ctATCATGGCAGCGGAGGAGCGAAGAAAGCAGAAGGAGCAGGTCAAGATTCTCAAGCAGCAG CAAATTCGGCTGGAGAAGGAACTGAGAGCGCAGCAAATTTTGGAG GCCAAACggagaaaaaaggaagaagctGTCAATGCCAAAATATTGGAGACTGAAAAACGGATAAAG GAAAAAAAGTTAAGAAGGCAGCAGGCGGAGATTCTCAAACACCAG GAGAGGGAGAGGAGGCGGGAACTCGTAATGCTGATGAAGGCCGTCGAGGCCCGCAAGAAGGCCGAG GAGCGCGACCGCTTGCGGCAGGAGAAAAGGGATGAGAAGCGCCTGAACAAAAAGCGCAAACTGGAGCAGCGGAGGCTGGAGCTGGAGATAGCGAGAGAACTGAAGAAACCAATCGAAGATATGTGTCTCTCTGACCACaag GCTCTCCCAGAGTTTTCCCGCATGTCTGGACTCATCCTCCCAGGACAAGCCGTGTCCGACTGCCTCATGCTGATGAAATTCTTGCGAGGCTTTGGAAAGGTGTTGGGTCTAGACCTGAACGCAGACGTGCCCACGTTAGGGATGCTGCAGGAAGGTCTGCTCAATGTAGGGGACAGCATGGGTCAGGTCCAGGACCTTCTGGTCAAAATGCTCTCCCTGGCAGTCTGTGATCCTGGTTTGCCCCCTGGACAAAAG ACAAAAACCATGCTGGGTGACCACCTGACTAATGTTGGCATCAACAGGGATAATGTCTCTGAGGTGTTACAGATGTACATGGGCGCGCACTGTGCCAACACAGAACTGGCTCCTCTGGCTCTTAGCTTGAAGACCAAGGCCTTCCAGGCTCACACACCAACCCAAAAAACCTCGATTCTTGGCTTCCTGGCCAACGAGCTGGCCCGCAGCAGAGCTGTCATCAG TGAGATTGACAAGAGCCTGGATCAGATGGCAAACATGAGGAAGGACGAGATCATCATGGAGGGGAAACTAAAAAA aTTGAGGGCCATCCACGCCAAACGCTCTGGCAAGAGGGAGGCCAACGTGTTTGTGGAGGAGAACCAGTCTGTCGGCACTCTTTCCTCCTCAGCCAAACGCAAGAGAAAGATGAACGACAGCGAAGAAGACGACGTCAATGAAGACAAAACCGATGACCAggtagaggaagaggaggatgaggaagaggaagaaattAAAAAGGTTAAGAAAATAGAGACTTGTGACGAG GACGAAGTCGAACAAGCCACCAGTCTGGAAGAGCTGGAGAAGCAAATTGAGAAATTATCCAAG CAACATCATCAGACCAGATGGAAGCTGTTTGAAATATCTCACTCCCTGCTCTCCATGATGTATGGCCAGGACCGATACCGCCGCCGGTACTGGGTGCTTCCACACTGTGGCGGGGTTTTCATTGAGGCCATGGAAAGTGGAGAAG CCCCagaggagctggaggaggagcgacagagaaagaggagaaaaatgGAGGAGGTGATAGTCAAAGAAGAACCTCAGGAAATGGACCTGCAGAAGGAGAAACCCACTAGCATGGACAATGACAACACGGACAATGGCAAAGAAAAGTCCAGGGGAATGGGAAGTCCCCACGTGAGACAAAACGGGAGTCCTGGAGGAACTCCTATCGCTCCAACCACTGTAGCATTTTCCTCCCCCACTCGTAATACCAACAACCAGCTGCTCCGAGACCTGACGGAGAGAAGTGGACACTGGTTTAGTTTACTCCCTCGGAGCCCCTGCGACATCTCCTCCCTCACCACAACACCTCCAGGAGCTTCACGTGTGTCTCCTCAGGCCTCCTCCACCCCTGGCAGACCCAGATCCCCTCCTCCGTCCCCTGCACTTCCTCTAACGCCTTCTGCTGCCTCAGCCTCAGCGAGTCCACTCCACCCAGCTGGTCTTCTCAACTACCCACTGTCTGCTCTACAG GGGAAGTCGGGCGGATCATTGCTCGGGGTTCCTTTAGGAAGCTGGCACAGTGGTGTAATCAGTCCCAACCTGCCGCTGTGCAGCAGTCCCAGCCCAATCCAGGGTCACTCTCTAGAGGCCAACACGGCAGCGAGCGTTTCCAGTAAGAGTGAATCACCTTTACCTCGCATTGAGAAAAGCTCCGCCATGCCCTCACCTGCGTTCGAGATGCCCAAATGCCTCGACCACCTCAGCCCTCAGCCAATTCCTGAAG AGATGCTGACAGGCTGGTGGCGAGTGTCTGACATTGAACAGTTAAGGGCCCTTGTCAACACCCTCCACAGTCGGGGAATCAGAGAGAAGGTCCTGCACAAGCAGATGCAGGAAGATATAGAAATCATCCACCAAGCGTGCACCGAACACAGGGACG TGGCTATGATTGAGCGGCGTGAGCTCGAGGAGAGCCAGGTGAGCGTGGAGTCAGTGCGAGGCTGGTGTGTGGAGGAGCAGGCGATGGAAATGGACATAGCCGTGCTGCAGCAGGTTGAGGAGCTGGAGAGGAAGGTTACAGCCGCCAGCTTGCAAGTCAAG GGATGGACGTATCCCGACCCCCAGTCGGAGCGGGAGGACCTGGTGTATTACGAGCACAAGCCTCTCACCAAAACGACTCCAGCTTCAGACAAGGACTCTAAAGACTCCAGAGAACATCCCGAGGAGCGGGGGGAGAAGGGCGGGGTGATACGTCACCTGGACAACCAGCTGGACATAGCAGTGACCCGTCTGGCCGATCTGGAGCGCAACATCGAGAGAAGGTACCTGAGGAGCCCCTTAGGTACCACCATTCAGATCAGGCTGGATAATGTGGGTACGGTCACTGTCCCTGCACCCGCCCCATCCAGTGGTGCTGACAGGGAAGG GGGTGAAGAAGAGGTCACACGCGGAATGAAGGTTTGGAGAAAGGCTCTCGGTGAGGTACGCAGTGCGGCTCAGTTGGCCATGTGCATCCAGCAGCTTCAGAAGTCCATCGCCTGGGAGAGGTCCATCATGAAAGTG tACTGTCAGATTTGCAAGAAAGGGGGCAACGATGATCTCCTCCTGCTGTGTGACGGCTGTGACAAAGGCTGTCACACTTACTGTCACAAACCCAAGATCACCAGCATCCCGGAAGGTGACTGGTACTGCCCAGCCTGCATCTCTAAG GCAAGCGGCTCAACCCCAGCCAGTGCCAGCAGCCCCCCGAAAAAAGTAGCAAAAGACACCAGCAAGAAGAGGAAAGCCGAAGAGAGCTCACCTGGAGCCAATCAGGAGGGCCCCACGAGTGTGAAGAGAGCCAAGACGGCTCGAGATAACAACAGGGATTTGGGATTGTGCAG GGTGCTTCTTGCAGAGTTGGAGAGGCATCAGGATGCATGGCCTTTTCTTACACCTGTCAACCTGAAATCAGTCCCAGGATACAAGAAGGTCATAAAGAAACCCATGGACTTCTCCACAATACGTGAGAAGCTTGTGAGCAGCCA GTATCAAAACCTGGAGACTTTCATCATCGACGTCAACTTGGTGTTTGATAACTGTGAAAAATTCAATGAAGACAATTCGGACATTGGCCGAGCGGGCCATAACATGAGGAAGTTCTTCGAGAAGCGCTGGACTGAGCttctgaaacaaacaaactga
- the LOC114454426 gene encoding bromodomain adjacent to zinc finger domain protein 2B-like isoform X1, giving the protein MFSDKQEIAQQAAQMKIMRKLEKQALACAAKEARKEARKQQAIMAAEERRKQKEQVKILKQQQIRLEKELRAQQILEAKRRKKEEAVNAKILETEKRIKEKKLRRQQAEILKHQERERRRELVMLMKAVEARKKAEERDRLRQEKRDEKRLNKKRKLEQRRLELEIARELKKPIEDMCLSDHKALPEFSRMSGLILPGQAVSDCLMLMKFLRGFGKVLGLDLNADVPTLGMLQEGLLNVGDSMGQVQDLLVKMLSLAVCDPGLPPGQKTKTMLGDHLTNVGINRDNVSEVLQMYMGAHCANTELAPLALSLKTKAFQAHTPTQKTSILGFLANELARSRAVISEIDKSLDQMANMRKDEIIMEGKLKKLRAIHAKRSGKREANVFVEENQSVGTLSSSAKRKRKMNDSEEDDVNEDKTDDQVEEEEDEEEEEIKKVKKIETCDEDEVEQATSLEELEKQIEKLSKQHHQTRWKLFEISHSLLSMMYGQDRYRRRYWVLPHCGGVFIEAMESGEAPEELEEERQRKRRKMEEVIVKEEPQEMDLQKEKPTSMDNDNTDNGKEKSRGMGSPHVRQNGSPGGTPIAPTTVAFSSPTRNTNNQLLRDLTERSGHWFSLLPRSPCDISSLTTTPPGASRVSPQASSTPGRPRSPPPSPALPLTPSAASASASPLHPAGLLNYPLSALQGKSGGSLLGVPLGSWHSGVISPNLPLCSSPSPIQGHSLEANTAASVSSKSESPLPRIEKSSAMPSPAFEMPKCLDHLSPQPIPEEMLTGWWRVSDIEQLRALVNTLHSRGIREKVLHKQMQEDIEIIHQACTEHRDVAMIERRELEESQVSVESVRGWCVEEQAMEMDIAVLQQVEELERKVTAASLQVKQGWTYPDPQSEREDLVYYEHKPLTKTTPASDKDSKDSREHPEERGEKGGVIRHLDNQLDIAVTRLADLERNIERRYLRSPLGTTIQIRLDNVGTVTVPAPAPSSGADREGGEEEVTRGMKVWRKALGEVRSAAQLAMCIQQLQKSIAWERSIMKVYCQICKKGGNDDLLLLCDGCDKGCHTYCHKPKITSIPEGDWYCPACISKASGSTPASASSPPKKVAKDTSKKRKAEESSPGANQEGPTSVKRAKTARDNNRDLGLCRVLLAELERHQDAWPFLTPVNLKSVPGYKKVIKKPMDFSTIREKLVSSQYQNLETFIIDVNLVFDNCEKFNEDNSDIGRAGHNMRKFFEKRWTELLKQTN; this is encoded by the exons ATGTTTTCAGACAAACAAG AAATTGCCCAACAGGCTGCCCAGATGAAAATTATGAGAAAACTGGAAAAGCAAGCGCTCGCATGCGCAGCCAAAGAAGCTCGAAAAGAAGCTCGAAAACAACAAG ctATCATGGCAGCGGAGGAGCGAAGAAAGCAGAAGGAGCAGGTCAAGATTCTCAAGCAGCAG CAAATTCGGCTGGAGAAGGAACTGAGAGCGCAGCAAATTTTGGAG GCCAAACggagaaaaaaggaagaagctGTCAATGCCAAAATATTGGAGACTGAAAAACGGATAAAG GAAAAAAAGTTAAGAAGGCAGCAGGCGGAGATTCTCAAACACCAG GAGAGGGAGAGGAGGCGGGAACTCGTAATGCTGATGAAGGCCGTCGAGGCCCGCAAGAAGGCCGAG GAGCGCGACCGCTTGCGGCAGGAGAAAAGGGATGAGAAGCGCCTGAACAAAAAGCGCAAACTGGAGCAGCGGAGGCTGGAGCTGGAGATAGCGAGAGAACTGAAGAAACCAATCGAAGATATGTGTCTCTCTGACCACaag GCTCTCCCAGAGTTTTCCCGCATGTCTGGACTCATCCTCCCAGGACAAGCCGTGTCCGACTGCCTCATGCTGATGAAATTCTTGCGAGGCTTTGGAAAGGTGTTGGGTCTAGACCTGAACGCAGACGTGCCCACGTTAGGGATGCTGCAGGAAGGTCTGCTCAATGTAGGGGACAGCATGGGTCAGGTCCAGGACCTTCTGGTCAAAATGCTCTCCCTGGCAGTCTGTGATCCTGGTTTGCCCCCTGGACAAAAG ACAAAAACCATGCTGGGTGACCACCTGACTAATGTTGGCATCAACAGGGATAATGTCTCTGAGGTGTTACAGATGTACATGGGCGCGCACTGTGCCAACACAGAACTGGCTCCTCTGGCTCTTAGCTTGAAGACCAAGGCCTTCCAGGCTCACACACCAACCCAAAAAACCTCGATTCTTGGCTTCCTGGCCAACGAGCTGGCCCGCAGCAGAGCTGTCATCAG TGAGATTGACAAGAGCCTGGATCAGATGGCAAACATGAGGAAGGACGAGATCATCATGGAGGGGAAACTAAAAAA aTTGAGGGCCATCCACGCCAAACGCTCTGGCAAGAGGGAGGCCAACGTGTTTGTGGAGGAGAACCAGTCTGTCGGCACTCTTTCCTCCTCAGCCAAACGCAAGAGAAAGATGAACGACAGCGAAGAAGACGACGTCAATGAAGACAAAACCGATGACCAggtagaggaagaggaggatgaggaagaggaagaaattAAAAAGGTTAAGAAAATAGAGACTTGTGACGAG GACGAAGTCGAACAAGCCACCAGTCTGGAAGAGCTGGAGAAGCAAATTGAGAAATTATCCAAG CAACATCATCAGACCAGATGGAAGCTGTTTGAAATATCTCACTCCCTGCTCTCCATGATGTATGGCCAGGACCGATACCGCCGCCGGTACTGGGTGCTTCCACACTGTGGCGGGGTTTTCATTGAGGCCATGGAAAGTGGAGAAG CCCCagaggagctggaggaggagcgacagagaaagaggagaaaaatgGAGGAGGTGATAGTCAAAGAAGAACCTCAGGAAATGGACCTGCAGAAGGAGAAACCCACTAGCATGGACAATGACAACACGGACAATGGCAAAGAAAAGTCCAGGGGAATGGGAAGTCCCCACGTGAGACAAAACGGGAGTCCTGGAGGAACTCCTATCGCTCCAACCACTGTAGCATTTTCCTCCCCCACTCGTAATACCAACAACCAGCTGCTCCGAGACCTGACGGAGAGAAGTGGACACTGGTTTAGTTTACTCCCTCGGAGCCCCTGCGACATCTCCTCCCTCACCACAACACCTCCAGGAGCTTCACGTGTGTCTCCTCAGGCCTCCTCCACCCCTGGCAGACCCAGATCCCCTCCTCCGTCCCCTGCACTTCCTCTAACGCCTTCTGCTGCCTCAGCCTCAGCGAGTCCACTCCACCCAGCTGGTCTTCTCAACTACCCACTGTCTGCTCTACAG GGGAAGTCGGGCGGATCATTGCTCGGGGTTCCTTTAGGAAGCTGGCACAGTGGTGTAATCAGTCCCAACCTGCCGCTGTGCAGCAGTCCCAGCCCAATCCAGGGTCACTCTCTAGAGGCCAACACGGCAGCGAGCGTTTCCAGTAAGAGTGAATCACCTTTACCTCGCATTGAGAAAAGCTCCGCCATGCCCTCACCTGCGTTCGAGATGCCCAAATGCCTCGACCACCTCAGCCCTCAGCCAATTCCTGAAG AGATGCTGACAGGCTGGTGGCGAGTGTCTGACATTGAACAGTTAAGGGCCCTTGTCAACACCCTCCACAGTCGGGGAATCAGAGAGAAGGTCCTGCACAAGCAGATGCAGGAAGATATAGAAATCATCCACCAAGCGTGCACCGAACACAGGGACG TGGCTATGATTGAGCGGCGTGAGCTCGAGGAGAGCCAGGTGAGCGTGGAGTCAGTGCGAGGCTGGTGTGTGGAGGAGCAGGCGATGGAAATGGACATAGCCGTGCTGCAGCAGGTTGAGGAGCTGGAGAGGAAGGTTACAGCCGCCAGCTTGCAAGTCAAG CAGGGATGGACGTATCCCGACCCCCAGTCGGAGCGGGAGGACCTGGTGTATTACGAGCACAAGCCTCTCACCAAAACGACTCCAGCTTCAGACAAGGACTCTAAAGACTCCAGAGAACATCCCGAGGAGCGGGGGGAGAAGGGCGGGGTGATACGTCACCTGGACAACCAGCTGGACATAGCAGTGACCCGTCTGGCCGATCTGGAGCGCAACATCGAGAGAAGGTACCTGAGGAGCCCCTTAGGTACCACCATTCAGATCAGGCTGGATAATGTGGGTACGGTCACTGTCCCTGCACCCGCCCCATCCAGTGGTGCTGACAGGGAAGG GGGTGAAGAAGAGGTCACACGCGGAATGAAGGTTTGGAGAAAGGCTCTCGGTGAGGTACGCAGTGCGGCTCAGTTGGCCATGTGCATCCAGCAGCTTCAGAAGTCCATCGCCTGGGAGAGGTCCATCATGAAAGTG tACTGTCAGATTTGCAAGAAAGGGGGCAACGATGATCTCCTCCTGCTGTGTGACGGCTGTGACAAAGGCTGTCACACTTACTGTCACAAACCCAAGATCACCAGCATCCCGGAAGGTGACTGGTACTGCCCAGCCTGCATCTCTAAG GCAAGCGGCTCAACCCCAGCCAGTGCCAGCAGCCCCCCGAAAAAAGTAGCAAAAGACACCAGCAAGAAGAGGAAAGCCGAAGAGAGCTCACCTGGAGCCAATCAGGAGGGCCCCACGAGTGTGAAGAGAGCCAAGACGGCTCGAGATAACAACAGGGATTTGGGATTGTGCAG GGTGCTTCTTGCAGAGTTGGAGAGGCATCAGGATGCATGGCCTTTTCTTACACCTGTCAACCTGAAATCAGTCCCAGGATACAAGAAGGTCATAAAGAAACCCATGGACTTCTCCACAATACGTGAGAAGCTTGTGAGCAGCCA GTATCAAAACCTGGAGACTTTCATCATCGACGTCAACTTGGTGTTTGATAACTGTGAAAAATTCAATGAAGACAATTCGGACATTGGCCGAGCGGGCCATAACATGAGGAAGTTCTTCGAGAAGCGCTGGACTGAGCttctgaaacaaacaaactga